The segment GTTTTCCCATTCCGTAAAGGCCTGTTCCCGGCACAGGGCGATAAACCTCTGCATAGGCTCCGGCACATGAAGATCCCGCCTGTATCCGGCCACAAATGCTGACTTTGATGCCGCGTCCCCGACTGTATAATAATTGACACGTTTTCTGTATTTCATATTCATGGCGTAGTATTCTCTGTTAAATCCCACCCCCAGCCCCTCGGCAACCATCTGCATTGCCATCTCAATATTGCGGATGTTCTCAATTCTGCCGGGCGTCACACCTGCCCTCCTGAAGGCCGCTTCCGCCTCCGCCCGAAGGCTCTGCCCCGGATAGGGGAGAATGATGTCCTGCCCGTTCAGCCACTTCAGCTCCAGGCGTCTGTAGCGGGAGCCCTCCACCCACACTGCTTTTTCGTTGAGCGGACTCAGGGGAGGAACTGCCACCAGAAGCTCCTCACTGAACAGTTCCTGGGACTGCATGCCGCTTTTAATGTCCGCTCCGTTCATCAGCACCAGATCCAGCTCATAGGCCTCAAACATCTGCATCAGCTCTCCATGGTTCCCTTCCCGTATCATCACTTCGATATCGGGATATTCCCGTTTAAACCTTGCGAGCACCGGAGGAATCAGCCAGGTTTCCCTGCGAAGCTGAACGCCGATCCGCAGTCTCCCTCTCTTTCCCCCTGCAATCTCAGAAAGCGCCTCGTCAAACTCTGCCTTCAGGGCCAGCATTTTTCTCGCCTTTTCCACATACAGTTCTCCCGCACAGGTCAGGACAAACTTTTTCCCAACACGCTCGAACAGGCGGATTCCCAGACTTTTTTCCAGGCTGCTGATGTAGATACTCAGAGCCGGCTGTGAAATAAAAAGCCTCTCTGCTGCTCTTGTAATATTTCCGCATTCCGCCAGCACACAGACATAGGTCTGTTCCTTCAGATTCATTCTCTCATTCCCCACCTTCCATTTTCATCGGTCTGTCATATCCTCCCGATATGCCGCCTCTCCGTGGGGAGGCACACTCTCCGCATAGGTGTTTTGGCTCCCTTCGGGCGCCAGCGGCTCGGCGCAGGTATAATTATTTAACAATTTTATCTTTTTTTATTTAAGCATAAGTTTTTTTAATGATTCTAATCCTGACTCTGCCCAGCCGCCGAACACGGCTTCGGAGCAGCAGTTCCCATATGAGAGGTGCGCAACCACAGCGGAACATTTTTTTGCCCTACAGGGCCGACTTTTATATCCTTTAACGCAACAGGTCTTCCCCACAGCGCAAAAAAGCAGACATTCCTCCGCCTCATTCACTGATAATGAAACGTCAGAACTGCCTGCCTCCGCCTGTCTGTTATTCTACAGTTATGCCCGGTGCCATTCACAATCCTCACAGCAGACGTCTCTCAGAATGCCGGCACTGCAGGAACTCTGCGTTCTTACTCTGTAAAGTCCTTGAATCCAAGGCCAAATACCTCAGATGTGTCTGTCACCATAACAAACGCATTAGGATCTGCATCGTAGACGATCTTCTTCAGACGGCTAAACTGTGATTTTCTGACTGTGCAGAGAAGCACATTGGTATCCTTTCTGCTGTATGCCCCCTTGGCGGGCAGAAGGGTTGCCGTCCTGTCCAGCTCGGAGATAACCTTTTCTGTGATTTCATCAGGATTAGAAGTGACAATGGTAGCCATGCTGCCCACTTCCCCGCCATAGATAATCGCGTCAATTACCTTTGTCTGTACATAAAGGGAAATGAGACCGAACAAAGCGGCCTCAATATTTCCAAACACAAAGATGGAGGCGGCCAGAATAATCCCGTCAACAATCATCAGGGCGCGGCCAATGGACATATGAGGCCTCTTTTTCTGAAGTATATATCCCAGAATATCCGTTCCTCCTGTAGTGCTCCCCGCTATGAAAATAAGAGCCATTCCGGCACCCACCAGTACGCCTCCGTAAAGGCTGCACAAAAGCCTATCTCCGGCGTAGACCGGTATAAAAAGCGGAACTACAAAATCCAGCACGAAGGAACAGACAGCTGTGGTGATTGCCGTAGACACTGCAAATTTTTTGCTCAGATAAAACCATGCCAAAATTAACAGCGGCACATTCAGTACAAGCGTCAGTGTTCCTACCGGAAGCCCTGTCACAAAATTGACCATAAGTGCGATGCCGGAGGCTCCGCCCGGCGCAATATTCGCCGGCACAACAAACATATAGATTCCGATACCGTAAATGAGAGAGCCAATCAGCAGAAGACTGACATCCCTCAGCATCCCCCTTACACTGTTTTTCTCCATCATTTTCTCTCTCCTTCCAAACTCATACAGCTATTCTTATCCTTCCCCTTTTACCCTCTAAAAAACAGGTGATACCAAAAAAGGTACCACCTGTTTTCATCTCCTCTATGCAGCTGCATGTCATGTCTCCACGCGCTGCCGTATTCTGTTTTCCTACAGTCTGATCACTACTCAATGCTGTAGTTCGGGGCCTCTTTTGTAATATGAATGTCGTGGGGATGGCTCTCTTTCAGAGATGCAGCCGAAATCTTCACAAACTTTCCTGTCTCCTGGAGAGTTGGAATATCTGCAGCGCCGCAGTATCCCATACCGGCACGCAGTCCTCCGAGAAGCTGGAATACCGTATCCTCAACCAGACCCTTGTAAGCAACCCGGCCCTCAACGCCTTCCGGAACCAGCTTCTTCGCGTCTGTCTGGAAATAGCGATCCTTGCTTCCGTTTTCCATGGCAGCGATGGATCCCATACCGCGGTAAACCTTATATTTTCTTCCCTGGTATAATTCAAAAGTTCCCGGGCTCTCATCACAGCCTGCAAACAGGGAACCCATCATGCACACGCTTCCGCCGGCCGCGATTGCCTTTGTAATATCTCCAGAATACTTGATACCGCCGTCTGCGATAATCGGAATACCGTACTCCTTGGCCACTGCATAGCAGTCCATAATCGCGGAAATCTGCGGAACGCCGATTCCTGCAACCACACGGGTAGTACAGATGGAACCCGGTCCGATTCCAACCTTGACAGCGTCAACGCCTGCTTCGATTAAAGCTCTTGTAGCCTCTCCCGTCGCTACGTTTCCGGCGACTACCTGAACTTCAGGATATGCCTCCTTAATCATTTTCACACAGCGGATTACGTTTGCAGAGTGTCCGTGAGCGGAATCCAGCACAATCACGTCAACCTTTGCATTGACCAGAGCTTCCACACGCTCCAGCACGTTGGCCGTAATTCCCACAGCGGCTCCGCATAAGAGTCTTCCCTGTTCATCCTTTGCGGAAAGCGGATATTTAATCTGCTTTTCAATGTCCTTGATTGTGATAAGTCCCTTCAGGTTGAAATCGTCGTCCACGATAGGAAGCTTTTCAACTCTGGCCTTGGCAAGGATTTTCTTCGCCTCCAGCATGGTAATGCCTTCCTTGGCTGTCACAAGATTCTCGGATGTCATGCATTCCTTAATCTTCTTGGAATAGTCCTCCTCAAACTTCAGGTCGCGGTTTGTGATAATTCCCACTAATTTCCTGCCTTCTGTGATCGGGACACCGGAAATGCGGAACTTGCCCATCAGCTCATCCGCATCCTTTAATGTATGCTCTGGGGATAAATAGAATGGATCTGTGATGACGCCATTTTCCGAGCGTTTTACCTTGTCTACCTCTTCTGCCTGCTCCTTAATGGACATGTTTTTGTGAATGATGCCGATACCGCCCTGTCTGGCCATGGCAATCGCCATCCTGTGCTCTGTAACAGTATCCATTCCGGCACTCATCAGCGGAATATTGAGCTTAATCTTTTTGGTCAGGTAAGTGCTTAAATCAACCTGGTTCGGAATCACTTCCGAATAGGCCGGCACCAGAAGGACATCGTCAAATGTAATGCCGTCGCCAATAATTGTACCCATTAATTTTTCCTCACTTTCGTATTCGTTTTATTAATAAGTTTAATTAATAACGTGATTATGTTAGTAATTTAGTATATCAATTTTAAAATGACATGTCAACTGGCGAAGAAAAAATTTTGACGTCCTGAATTCTGCATAAAAAACTCTCTGCAAAAATTTTCCTTCTGTATCAGCTTTCCTGCGCTGCCTTCATATAGCTCTCCACCCTGGTCTTTACGTTCTCCTGCAGGTTCCGGTAAAAGAACTGATAGTCATACAGATGATAAATTCCGTCCTCAAATATATATAAGGACGCCGGGTACTCCTCCGGGGTCACATCCGTTACCTTCAGCGCGCCCCGGGTACTGTCTATGTAGGCTCCTGTCAGTTCCGGTATCTCGTTGACAATGTTTCCGTCATAATCTGTAAAGCAGGCTCCCAGATTCTGGTTCTTATCTGCCTTTGTTCCATCTGTTTTCCAGTTAAGGGGATTGATGGATACAGCCTTTGTCCCTGAAGGAATCATCAGAGAATCTGTGATGCTCTCCGCCTCACTGTTGAAAGAGATGATCACTCCTGTGTCCGCCTCTCCCTGCGCTGCTTTCATATGAGGATTTTCCTCCAGCTCCTCCTCCGTAATACTCCAGCCTATGGCATAGCAGGCTACCAGCTGATCCTGAAGCGCTTCGTCGTCAAAGCAGTCTTTCATCAGTCTCAGGCACATGTCTGCTCCCTGGGAGAAACCGGCCAGCACAATCGGTCTTCCATCGTTCCATTCCTCACAGTAATACTCAAACGCGTCCTGTACATCCTCATAGGCCAGTTCCAGGTATTCCTCCCTGTCTGCTGCCGGCAGCTCATAGACATTCAGGCCGATCTGGCGGTAATAGGGGGCAAAAAAGCGGCATTCTCCGTCATATATTCCCTTTTCCATATTGGTGGCCCCGAGAAAATTTGCTTTTGTCTCCTCATCGTCCATGGCCATGTTTTTCTCTTCATCTGTTCCTCCGAACACGGTGGGACAGATAAAAAAGACGTCAGCTTCCCTCTCATCTTCTCCATTCTCACAGTATGCCCAGTTTTCTTCAAGGGAGTAGTCGACTCCTGCCTTTTCTCCTGTCTTCTCTGGTGCACATCCTGTAAGAAGAACGGCTGCCAGACAGATTCCCAGAAAAAAGGTCTTCATATACTGCTTCATCTCTTTTCCTCCTTCCAAATACATCCCGACTTTTTTGATGCGTTTCATCAGACATCGTCAGGGTTTTTTCATTATACCCTATCCTTCGGATACGGCAGCCTCCGGCGGAACTTAGCGCCCGGCTTTCAGCAGTGAATGCTGAAACCGGTATGCGCAGGTATAATGACTGCTTTGCAGTCATTATACCATAAATCCCCCTCTTTCACAGCATGGATTCCGTCTTTTTCCGTATAGCAGGGGAGGGAGCACTTCAGTCAGCTCTGCCTGCAGGATCAATTTCTGGTTTTTTCCATGACAGGTGGAGAGTGTCAGTATATGGGAATGTACCGGAAAAACAGTGCCGTTCTCCCCACGAGTCTCCCCGGCTCCGATGTCTGGCTGATAGGGGGACATATCGGAATTTTTTGTCAGGAAGACCTCCCTGATTCTGTATTCTCTCCAGATACTGCTGCGGCAGATATAGATCTTTCTGTGCTGTTCCAGATATTCGTCATTGAGGTACTCCTTCAGTTTTCCAAACATCTCCCCGGACCTCATATTGTGGCCGTAAATCACCGTATTGGGTTGGGAAAACGGGAGAAATGAAGATTCAAAAAACAGACATCCACAGGAATGGCTTTCTTTTTTAAAGGTCTTTCCCAGGTAATCGCTGTTCGATTTCGGATATACAACCGGATAATTAACTGCCGTATCCGGAATGTACAGCCATGCAGCATAGTCCCGGTTCAGTGCGCGAAGGGACGGTTCGTCGATTCTCGGAAGAAACAGAAGTTTTCTGCTTTCCGGACAGGTAAAAGCCGAAACCGGAAGATTGGAAGTCTCTGGCAGAAAGCAGAGGCGGGAGAAATCCCCCGCCGTCTGTGTCTCTGCTATTTTGCAGATAAGCTGATATTCTTTTTTTCCTGCACAGTCATCATGGTATTTATACCAGAGCAGGGAACCGCTGAGCAGCAGACTCAAAAACAGGATAATTGCCGCAGCCCCCATTCCCCAGCGAATAACTGTGCCCATGGTCCTTCCGGTAGATTTTTTAATTAATGTAAATTTCACACGCTTTATGATTCCTCCTTTTTCTCTTTTTTCGGCATCCCGGAAAGCAGGGGTATGCAGGCTTTAAATACATTCATTTCCGCCTGAAGCATTTTCTGACCAGAATCAGCATGACCGGCATAATTATCATTCCTGCCCCGGCAGATATGAGCACAGCTTCTCTCCTTTTCAGCCATTCCCACACTCTTGCCCCTGCAGATTTCCTCTTCAGCGGTTCTGTATTTGAAATATATCTGGCTGCAGCCTTGATTGTATATGTACTATCCCCCTGTCCTTCACTGTCAGAACTGAATGGTTCCCCCTTTAATCTCCCCTGTTTTTCTTTCTCCCCAGGGGGACGGTCTGAATAGATCGCCTGAACTGATTTTTCCCCCGGTTCAGATTCTTCACCATATCTTTTCTCTGCAGCGCCTTCTGCTGTCACTGTTTTCCAGGACTTCAGATAATACGTTTTTCCGTTTTCCGTAATCTCCCGTTCCGGGATATGGTTTTCTCCTGTATCTTCGAAGCAATCTGACATCACAATTCTCAGGTTCTCAGACTGCCTGGGATTTTTCTTCACGGAAATCGTTTCGTAATGAACAGCGTCAAGAAAGTATACCGATCCATCCTCCTCAATCGTTTCCGGAAAAGGAAACTCTTTTTGGCTGTCCTCTGCCGTATAAATAACTTCTCTGGAGAGATATTCAGAAAAACCTTCCTGACTGGTCTGCCGCTCCCTGGCAAATGGCAGACCGGCCTGCAGGCTGCCGGAATCTCTTCCGGCAGCATCTCCGGTGACGGCAGACACTGAAACTGCAAGAAGGAGCACTATCCCGGCATACATGAACCTTTTGACTTTTTTCCCTCCTTCCCTCACAGACTTCAGACAGCCATTCTTTGTACGGATTCTCTCTTCTTCGAAACTGAATTTTTCTCCTTCAGCCTCTGTGCCAGGGTTTTGCCTGCCATGTTTTTCTCTACCTTTTATTTCTTACCGCCTCCTTTTTTCTTCTTTCTGCGTCCGGCCATCCACAGTCCCAGAAGCCCTGCTGCAGAGACAACAAATATCCCTGCTGCCAGCTCTACCGGAAATGTGTCCCCCGTCTTGGTGAATGGGATTTCCAGCCTGTCTTTTTGTTTCTTTATGCTTCCTTCTCCATACAGAGACTCATCATATTCTGCTGTTATTTTTCCTTTCAGTTCCGGCTGTTTCGTGGTTTCCGGCACCTCTGGAGCCTTCTTGTTCACCACAAAGAATACATAGCTGTTTTCAGTATCCTGGTAAAAAGCCAAATCTCCGTTTAAGATCTCTGCATCCCCGGATCTGGGAATCCGTATCTGATAGCTTCCGTCCAGTTTTTCATATCCGTCCGGCGCATGGGCTTCCTCCACGGTAATGGTCTGAGGCGTCTTTAAAGTTAACTTAAATACCGTTCCTCCCTGTTCCTCTTCTAAGGTCAGCAGGCGGCCATTCTGATCCTTCACGGTAAATCCTGCTCCAGGCAGGGGCTTCCCGTCCTCGTCCACTTTTTTCAGACGGACCGTATAGTCTGTTTCCCCTCCTCCGCCTTTTTTCATATTCTCCACCACGATGGTGAGAACATCTGCATAGTCGTTGACCGTAAACTCTGTATCCTCCATTGACCGGTAACCGGCCGGAGCTGATATCTCACGAAGGATATAGTGTTCCCCTGCTGTCAGTTTTCCATAAATCCGATGGGGTTCCCCGGTGGAAGTCCACGCTTCCCGGACCTTCCCGTTCTGGTCAAGGATCTCAAATCTGGCTCCTGCAAGGGGCTTTCCGGTTCCGGCATCCAGTTTCAGAATCTCCACCTTTGTCACATCGTCGCGCATTTCCACCTGGTTGACTGTTCCGTCGCGGTTGACGGTAAAGACAGCTTCCTCTGCGTAGGCATAACCGGGGGCAGGCTTTATCTCGATAAGGCGGTAGGTATGACCCGCCTCCAGGATTCCCGTGATCTCATGGGATGTTTCCCGGGAGATCCACTGGTCAATAATAATTCCTTTTTCATCCACCAGCTGCATCTTACAGCCGGAAAGCTCCTCCTCTCCGGTGATCGCCTTTTTAGACAGAACAGCCTTTGTCTGTCGATCTTCCATCACCACCACATCAGTCCGGCCGTCAGTGCTGACAGTGAATTTCACATCCTCGGAAAATCCGTATCCGGGAGCCGGTTTTATTTCATGAAGCCAGTAGGTATTTCCTGCTGTCAGCTGCTTTTCAAGCAGGGTAAAGGTTTCTCCGGTGGTAAAAATCATCTCCTTTCCCTGGTACAGGGCAGGTGTTTTATCCTCATTTAAAATCTGAAGAACAGCTCCTTTCACGGCAACTGCCCCAGCTTCCTCTGCATGTACCGTATCAGATGGGGTTTCCATGAAAGCATTGGATGGGGTTCCTGGCCTTTTGTCCTCTTCTGTCTCCACATACCTGTTTTTATAGATTCTTACCTTTGTCGTATCATCCTTCATTTCCACATAATTGATGCTGCCGTCATGGTTTACGGTAAAAGCAATATCATCGGCAATGACAAAGCCGTCTGCAGGGATAGTCTCCCGCAGAGTATAAGTTTCGTCTGCCCGGAGCTTTCCTCTGATCTCATGGGGCGTTTCCCCGGAAACCCATTCATCCGTCACCTTTCCCTCCGAATCCAGGAGCTGCAGATGCGCTCCCGGCAGTTCCTCTCCGTTTGTGATGTCCTGTTTGGAGACAATCAGGTGAGTGGGCCGATCCTCCATTCTGATCTCTTCGGCCGCCCCGTCTTCATTGACTGTAAAAGTTATGTCGGAGGCATAGCCGTAGCCGTCCGGCGCTGCAGCCTCTTTAAGGCGGTAGCTTCTTCCCGGCTTCAGTCCGCTCACTGAAAATGTTTCCTCCCCGGTTGTCCATTCCGCAGTCAGTGTCTCCTCCCCGTCTGGAAGCTCCGGCAGCTCGTAAAGCTGCAGCCTGGCTCCCACTACCGGCTCTCCTGTCAGCAGATCTGCCTTTTCTACGATAGTTTTCGTTTCTTTATCGTAGCCTCCAATAATGGAAATCCCGGCGTGAGCATCAATGGTAAAGGACAGGCGGCCGCTTATTTCTTCTGTATTATCGGAAAAGAATGTGGTTTCTGTGAGATAATAGGTATTTCCCCTGACAAAAACTGCCCTCTCTGTGGGATCTTCCACCTCCCTGGTAAACCAGGCGGCCGCTCCCTCCTCTGAAATCCGGCCTTTGAGCTGGTGAGCTTCTGACTCCATCCCGTTTTCCTCCCTGCTTACCTCATAGGTGCAGCCGGTGAGCACTGGATCGATGGTGATAAATTCATTTTCCGAAAGCTCTATGGTATCGCCGCTTCTCATGGTTCCGTCACAGCTTCCGGTGTAGGCATAAGTTCCGGCCAGTTCATCCCCGTTTCGATTCCAGAGTCTGATAGTAAAACGGGAAGTTTCTCCCTTATGCTGCTCCTTTCCGGAGCCAGTCAGTTCACTGTAGACAGTCAGACGGTTTTCCTGTCTGACGGGAACTCTCTTTTCTGAGGAGAAGCTTTCTTTATTTGAGTTTTCAACGGTGACAGACAGGGCGGCCGCCTCCGCCTCCTTTGTCAGCTCCGAGGCGAAGGAGACACTTCCCTGGCTGAGAGGCGCTGCCTGTGAAACCGTCCACACAACAGTCTCCTCTTTTTCTGCTTCCCGATCCCTTTCCAGGGTTCCGTCGAAGGGATCGATCACCTCCATCCCCTCCTTCACCGTCACCCGGATCGTAAGATCCTGCGGTGTATGTTTCGGGTTATACCAGTGAATAGTGCTGATGACTGCCTGTCCTCTCTCAAGAGGTTCTCCTTCCTGACCTGTCCGGCTTCTGATGACTGCCTTCGGATTTTCCGGATTCACTCTATTTGTCACCGTAGTTTCCAGGGCTCCTTCCTCTGGTTGGAACTCCGTGATGGCCGCTCCCTCATTGTCTGTCAGCAAAAGCGCAAGTCCGGCGGCAGCCCGCCCGGCATACCTGAACACGCCGTCCTTATCAAAATGAACACGCCGGGTGCTTCTCTTCGTGATCACATCGCTTCCATCAGAGTAAATCGTGTGCTCCTCGAAGGTGTACAGGCCATTTTCCCGAAGGCCGTCCTCCCTGTGAAAGACATGTTCCTCCCCGGTTTCCACAAAGCGCAGAAGCTCCTCCCCCTTCTCATTCAGAATCGCCGTTTCTGCTTTTACAATGGTTCTTCCCTTAAAAGTAATGCTGTCAATGGAATTGCTGTCTGCACAGGAGGGATCCCCGTTTTCTTCTCTGTAGTGTACAGAAATGGCAGAAAGGTTATTGGAGATGGAGTCAATGCCCCGGCCGTCCCTTTTCACCGTAAAGAATACCGGTCTCATCAGGGTATAGCCCTCCGGCGCCTCCCGCTCCACCAGCACATATGCCCGTCCCGCCGTCAGGCCTTCCAGCAGATGCCGTCCCTCCGTTTTAGCAGTCGTCCACTCTTCGGCCAAATCTTCCTCCGCCCAGGTATAGCCGCCTTCTTCATCCAGCTCTGATACCCGGTAGACGGCCATCCTGGCCCCTTCCACAAAGGCCCCGTCAGTCCCTGCATCCCCAAGGTCAGAAAGCTCCTTTTTCTCCAGATAGATCCTGGTAGCCTCATTCTCCACCTCCATCTCATGAATGATCGTTTCCGCAGGTTCGCCTTCTGTTTCGTCAAACTGGAAGGAGTGAATCTGCGGGTTTACAGCAAAGCCTTCTGGAGGAACCAGCTCCTTCAGCCGATAGGTGTATGGCTCCACGCTTCCGTCCTCAGGGTTTATCCTGCCTGTCGGCAGTCCTTCCACATGGACGGTTCCGTTGATATCGGAAATTTTCTTCGGAAATCCTGCAACCAAAGTTCCGTTTTTCTCACAGGCGGAAAGTTCAAACACCACTCCGGACAGGGAGCCTCCCTTTTCATCTGTCTTATGGATAAGCAGTTCGCCGGTAAAGGGCTCATCGATCATCCGCTCAATCTGCACGGCTTCGTTCTGTGTCCCTGTATACTCAAATTTCAGCGGCTCTGCCGTCCGGTAATAATCCGGCGCTTTTATTTCTGAAAGATAATAGGTTCCATCCGGCAGGTCATAGAGGAAATGAGGCTTTAAATCTCCCTCCTCAAAACCCTCCAAAATCCGTCCGTTAATTCTGTCCGTTTCTGTGTATACGCCGTCGGTTCCAGTGATCCAGGAGGCCACCAGGTATTCCTCTGTCTGGCTTAATTCTCCTGCTTCGTCGGCCCGGTAGAGGGCAAGCTCTGCTCCCGGCAGTTCCTTTCCGGTGGCGGAGGAAGCTTTTGAGAGAGCCAAAGCCTTTCTCTCATTTAAGATCTCATGAAGCTGCAGTTCCTTTTCTTCCCCCACCGTAACCAGGAGGGGATCCATAGCTGCAAAGCCCTCCGGAGCCTTCGTTTCCACCAGTACATAGGCGGCACCCGCCGGAAGATAATCTATCCGGCGGCTTCCGTCCCCTGTCAGCCAGGCATTCGTATAGCTGTTTATCTGAGGAAGCTGATGATAGTCAAACTTGTAAGAATACTCAAAACCGCTTCCGTTGTACCGGACATCAGCCAGCACAGTTTTTCCGGTTTCCTGAACCGTCAGCGTCACCTTCGCCACATCCGGATATTCTGCGGATGCCCCTCCTGCTAAGGACGCATCCCAGACGGCTGCATCCGTTACCGCTGCGGTGCGGGGAACAGCCCACTTTAAAGTTCGCTTCTTCCCCAGCATGGCGGCATAAGCGGCCTTAAAGCCCTCCCGGTCCTCCTTTTTCATCTGCGGCGGGAAGGTGACAGTCTCCTCTCCCGTCTCCCCGTCAGTTCCAATCAGCACGCGGCTCCCATCCTGAAGCCTCCACACCTTTGAATCCCGGGAATCCCGCACAGCCGTCCGCTCTGCATACCAGGTAAAGCCCGTACCGTGAATACCGTATTCCTCGTACATCGCTTCAAAGTCCAGGGTGAATCCGGTTTTCCCCTTCATATCACCCAGATTCGGGTAATTTCTCAAATCAATGCTTTCCGTATAGTCGGCGGCATCGTCAGAAATCCAGGACTCCACCGGGCGTTCCTCTTTGTACCGGGGAAGTCCGTTTTCATCATATATGACCTGTCCCTCTTCATCTGTTTTTGCCTCATACAAAGTAAACTCTGCACCTGGAAGGATTGGTTTTTCCCCCTCCTGCTTCGTATACTTTCTGAAAGCCACCTTTGTGTGGTCGTTGTACAGCCGGAAGTTCTGAATTTCCCCGGTGCTGTCCACCTGGATATTCATGGGAGCTGCCTTTAAAAAACCTGGCGGAGCAGTCAGCTCCTCCAAAATATACCAGCCGGCAGGAAGACCCTCCACGTAAAACGGTGTTTCTTCAGTTGTCCAGGCCATCTCCTGATACTCCTCTGCTCCGGCCCGGCTGTTTGTTGTTTCCAGACGGTAGGGGGTGTCGGAGGTTTTCTCCAGCCGGTAGCCCTCAGGGGATGCCGGATCAGCCACATATCTGGCCGGATAGAGGGCAATCCCTGCGCCGGGGAGCTGGCGGTTGGTATAGTTGGCAGCCGTCTCTCTTCCGCTCTCCACACCGTCTATCTTTTCAAAGTATCCTTTCGTCGTGTCATCATACACCTGAATGTTTTTCATCCTGGCATCTTCCTCCACAGTAACCCCCTGGGGGAAGGATTTCGTATAGCCCTCCCCCTCCGGAGCAGAAATCTCCTCTAAAATATAGGTTCCTGCCGGCAGACGCTTAATTACATCTGCCTGCCCGGCCAGTTCCTCTGTGGAAAATGGATCGTTCGGCGTTTTGTCAGAGGTAAGCCAGGTGTTCTCCAGAATATAGTTCTCGCCGCGCCTATGATACAGGCGATCCTGTGTCTGATGCTCTTTCCCGGCATCCCCATCGTACAAAACCTCATGATCATCCAGCGCGTAGGCCCCGTCGTTGTACTCCTCCAGGTTATCAGAGTTTTTATATCTGACAAAATCCCCGTTCCGATCATACAGCTCACTCC is part of the Clostridium sp. M62/1 genome and harbors:
- a CDS encoding LysR family transcriptional regulator — protein: MNLKEQTYVCVLAECGNITRAAERLFISQPALSIYISSLEKSLGIRLFERVGKKFVLTCAGELYVEKARKMLALKAEFDEALSEIAGGKRGRLRIGVQLRRETWLIPPVLARFKREYPDIEVMIREGNHGELMQMFEAYELDLVLMNGADIKSGMQSQELFSEELLVAVPPLSPLNEKAVWVEGSRYRRLELKWLNGQDIILPYPGQSLRAEAEAAFRRAGVTPGRIENIRNIEMAMQMVAEGLGVGFNREYYAMNMKYRKRVNYYTVGDAASKSAFVAGYRRDLHVPEPMQRFIALCREQAFTEWENGGR
- a CDS encoding YitT family protein, giving the protein MMEKNSVRGMLRDVSLLLIGSLIYGIGIYMFVVPANIAPGGASGIALMVNFVTGLPVGTLTLVLNVPLLILAWFYLSKKFAVSTAITTAVCSFVLDFVVPLFIPVYAGDRLLCSLYGGVLVGAGMALIFIAGSTTGGTDILGYILQKKRPHMSIGRALMIVDGIILAASIFVFGNIEAALFGLISLYVQTKVIDAIIYGGEVGSMATIVTSNPDEITEKVISELDRTATLLPAKGAYSRKDTNVLLCTVRKSQFSRLKKIVYDADPNAFVMVTDTSEVFGLGFKDFTE
- the guaB gene encoding IMP dehydrogenase; translation: MGTIIGDGITFDDVLLVPAYSEVIPNQVDLSTYLTKKIKLNIPLMSAGMDTVTEHRMAIAMARQGGIGIIHKNMSIKEQAEEVDKVKRSENGVITDPFYLSPEHTLKDADELMGKFRISGVPITEGRKLVGIITNRDLKFEEDYSKKIKECMTSENLVTAKEGITMLEAKKILAKARVEKLPIVDDDFNLKGLITIKDIEKQIKYPLSAKDEQGRLLCGAAVGITANVLERVEALVNAKVDVIVLDSAHGHSANVIRCVKMIKEAYPEVQVVAGNVATGEATRALIEAGVDAVKVGIGPGSICTTRVVAGIGVPQISAIMDCYAVAKEYGIPIIADGGIKYSGDITKAIAAGGSVCMMGSLFAGCDESPGTFELYQGRKYKVYRGMGSIAAMENGSKDRYFQTDAKKLVPEGVEGRVAYKGLVEDTVFQLLGGLRAGMGYCGAADIPTLQETGKFVKISAASLKESHPHDIHITKEAPNYSIE
- a CDS encoding DUF3089 domain-containing protein: MKQYMKTFFLGICLAAVLLTGCAPEKTGEKAGVDYSLEENWAYCENGEDEREADVFFICPTVFGGTDEEKNMAMDDEETKANFLGATNMEKGIYDGECRFFAPYYRQIGLNVYELPAADREEYLELAYEDVQDAFEYYCEEWNDGRPIVLAGFSQGADMCLRLMKDCFDDEALQDQLVACYAIGWSITEEELEENPHMKAAQGEADTGVIISFNSEAESITDSLMIPSGTKAVSINPLNWKTDGTKADKNQNLGACFTDYDGNIVNEIPELTGAYIDSTRGALKVTDVTPEEYPASLYIFEDGIYHLYDYQFFYRNLQENVKTRVESYMKAAQES
- a CDS encoding class B sortase, which encodes MKFTLIKKSTGRTMGTVIRWGMGAAAIILFLSLLLSGSLLWYKYHDDCAGKKEYQLICKIAETQTAGDFSRLCFLPETSNLPVSAFTCPESRKLLFLPRIDEPSLRALNRDYAAWLYIPDTAVNYPVVYPKSNSDYLGKTFKKESHSCGCLFFESSFLPFSQPNTVIYGHNMRSGEMFGKLKEYLNDEYLEQHRKIYICRSSIWREYRIREVFLTKNSDMSPYQPDIGAGETRGENGTVFPVHSHILTLSTCHGKNQKLILQAELTEVLPPLLYGKRRNPCCERGGFMV